CTTACTGAAGGCACCAAAAGAGGAAAGATAAAAACTGGAAGACCACAAAGCCAATCGGGAGAGAATACTGACCGTGCCATCCATTGATGCTGAAGCTAAACGGCTGGTCATCCATTGGCACATTGACAACTCAGTAACCTCACCATCATGTTTACCAACAGATTGGACCCCGTCAATTAGTTTATCAATGAGACATTTAAGAGGTTCCTCTGCCGAAAACACTACACCCTTTCCAACTTTTGTGGTGTCGATTTTGAGGACACGGTTTCCAATTGCAACCATCAAAATTTCCTGTAAAGTAATTCTTGTTGGTCAACTATGAAGaccaataaaactaaaaaactaggaaaaaaaggagaaaatgcACAATCTAAAACAACTTTAGAACACTTTAGGGGATAAATTTTTGAtgaaataaaacacaaattCATGATTACTTGTTTGTGAGGATGCCAACACACTCGTGGGTGGACTGACTCCCCTGCTCCCTCTATCTGCATAGAAAGAACAATTTTTCCTGTGATTTGAGGTTTGTCATCCTCATCTGATCCTTCATTGATCTTCCAAATGAAAATCCGTCCATCAACGCTAGCACTGCAGAAAATGGAAATTAGAACTTTCCAGAAGAAGACTAAATGAAAGGGCCAAATGAAAAATCAGGACAAAGATCTACCTAGCCAAAAGGTGAACATCTTCAGCGAAGAAAGCCATATCAGTTACTCTCTGCATAATAAATACTAAATACATAAACGAGAGATGAGGGAGGAGTTTTAAAAGATGACTGAATATTGAAAGGTGCATCAGTAATGTATACATAACAAGTAGAGAGTAATATTGatagtaaaaatttatatataagatcCAAATTCCATACAATCATagggaaataaaaataaaaataaaaataaaaaaccaagttTTAGCCCCAAAATTAAGGAGtcggctatggatcctcaaaataaattaatcaggGTCAGAAATGTGTATTCTTTTTCGCCATTCCAAACTATCCAAAATCATACTCTCTATCAACCCCTTAATTGACAACTCCCTTTACTACTGCCACCAATGTCATTTTAGTTCTTCCTCCAATTTTTGGTTCACTCAACTTGAATCAACTTACTCTTACTCATTGGTACATTAATTATTCTCCTCTGCACTTACCCAAACCATCTCAAGCAAGTTTCTCTCATCTTTACATCAATAGGGGCCATAACTACCTTTACTTTCGAATCCTATCTTTACTTATATTTCCACTTATAcatcttaacattctcattttaGCTTCAATCATttcatgaataggttgtttcTAAATAATCCAACATTTAGTATCATAGAGCATAGTTAGTCTTACAATAGTCTTATACAATTTTCCTTAACTTGATATGTATTCTACAATCACACAATACTTCTAATGCGCTTCTCCACTTCGCTACCTACTCTTATCCTGGGATTCACATCCTCTTTAATCTCTCAATCCTTACAAATTGTTGATACAAGATATTGAAATTTAAGGAACACCAgtcaatttttgaaatttaaattaaaagtcTCTCCCATGTACTACAACTGCATCTTACAGGCAATGCCACTTGAATTCTTTTACTTGTGCCTTAAAAATGTGAATTGATAATAACAGTCGAACATTTCTACAATAATGTATAAAGAGAAGTTCTAAATACCAATAGTGGTAAACCCAATTGCTGCACTACAGAAGACAAATAAAGGTGTGACctttgaacaaaaatttataatgagaAGTTGTAAAATCTAAATCCCAAGTTCCATTATCAATGCCTGGCATACAGTTACAATCTATGAACATGAAAGATTCAAACTTGCAATTGCATTGAATGAAATGATGAACACTGATATAGCAGcaataaattcaaaaacaaatgaaaaatgaagagTCATATCAGACTGTACCTGGCTGTGGCCTCGGAGCAAAGATCTTAAGGCAGTGTTAATGTTAAGGACACGGATATTACCCATCTTGAGGCCATAGCAAATATAAGATCTATTAACAGCAATCTGACGGCCAAGCACAAGGCCAGGATCAGAGGCATACTTAGTGATAGGAGTGACTTCAAGCTGTGGCTGAGCCTCATCTTCCAGGCGAACATCAATGTCATAGACAAGTTTATCGCCTATTAAATGGCGACCCCTTGGGAGTTTTGTGCTGAGCAACCTTGTGGGAGGCGTGGAAGGCGTAATGGCCAAATGGGTCATTGAGAAATCAGTGGCACtagttgttgttgatgttgtagTAGCACTAGTTGTTGCAGTTGTGGAGATGGGTCTGAGAGGGGCATGGAGGTTAGGTTGAGGAAACTGGTGGACAAAATGGTCAAGGGGTGTTGGTGGAGGAGGGTATGGAAGAAAGTGAGGGTGGTGGAAAGGGTATGAAGGACCAGTTGGTGgaggataagaagaagaaggtaagAGATATGGAGGTGATGAAGAGGATGGAGAAGAAGTGGGAGATGGGAAAGATGGGGAGGTATTCAGATTACCAGGATTTGATGTgggtttgaagagtttttgCAAATCAAATTGTGTTCCttgttgattttgattttggttttggagATTGGGATTTACAGGGGAAGCCAtgaaagaaacagagagagagagagagagagagagaaaagggggGGTAATAGAAGAGAGCTTGCTATGTTATGGCTTTTGATGAGGCTGATGATGAAACATAAACACATATAGGAATATAGTATTATTTTagtcaaaatatttataattgataTATAGAAAGAATATACATATTATATACAGCAGTTGGGTTCACAACTTTTTGTGAAAGATGGATCAACTCGTTAAGatctatcttcttttttttttttttttttacaaaacattaAGATCTATCTAGTTATTCTCTTTAGCAGAAGGAAAAGATAATATGATTGATGATTGATCAAGATTTTTCTCTTATCTTATTGTTTGATCCATTTATATGATAATCTAAATTAAGAAGggactctaaattttttttttaataaatactagAACTagacaataataattaattattgttaatAAAACCAGCACGTTAATGGGTCAGGATTGCACCAAATGAAATGCCCCACtagtccaaaaacaaaaaccctatGTGAcagaaattattattaaaatctcAATTTTATACCAGTTCTTTTGCAACAGAGACGGCTTGCCAGATTGAAGagattaaattaattaagttgaAATTAGCGATTTTGcagttttcttttgtattttttttaataaaaaaatactaaggtAAAACGTATAAATTGATGTGATATATACTattagcatcatcatcatccatcACTCTGTAAggatgtttttgttttcattggCACAGGTTCACCACTTGCTTTACTGTTTGCACACCTTTTGTTTAAAAAGGATTCACAAGTTTTGAAAGCAATTTGAAAACAGTAACCAACCATTGCTTtccttttcaattaaaaaagtgGGGTAGTGTATTCAGATCTCTTAACATTGGATCAatcaattttatgttttgtgtaACATCACTTTGATGGCCTAAGCTCGCATGAATGTTAGCTTGCACAGTAAATTTAAGAGCATTCAAATCcgatttttacaaaaaaaaatttcattttaccatctcaaaaattacttttatcATTTATACAATACCGCTTTACAACACACAGAAtattccaacttttattttcctattcaactcattaaaataatatatactacccaataaaataatataatccaaGCTTGCTACAATGCTTCATGGCCATCCTatccaataaaatataataaatattatacaatttttgctACAATGCCATGTAGGATAACACTGTAGcacaattacaaatttttttaacgtGACTTTTTGGGGCTCTGTTGCTAAATTTCACCTGCATATGGCTTATGAGAGacccaatactaatgctctaagGGAATGGTGCACGGCCGCTTCCACCAGCTCCCATACCGCCTAGGAGGTGATCAGGTTTGATCAATACcaattttccaacaaaaaaaaaaaaaaagccttactGGTGCTTAAGATAAATTAGCTGGTCCAATTCCAAAGACCAAAAAGTGATGAATTTCAATACACCAAGGCTAGGCTGCAATGCATCAAAATGAATCTCAAATGCTATGGAAGACATTTTCAAAATGAACCATTAGCACAAGGCCACCAACAAAATCAATTGACCGCTAAACAGATTTCATTCATAGTCAAGCTACCagttaaatgaatttttgacaAGCTCCTGATAGGacgaaaaaaaaatcaaccatcAATACTATGACCCAAGTAATAGAACACATGAGACTGTAAATGCAACCCAACATACAATATAAAGATCATCAGACAAGAACAATGCTCACTACTTACAGTTATCACAATTTGTAATCCTCTTCAACACAACTACCGACGAATGAAATAACTGTTAAATTTACAATCAAATACCCAAGACTTCAGAAAAGATTATACAAATATCTCATATTTTGAGTATGGATGTATTATAGGACAAGTTGCAAAGGAGGGCGAAAAAAGTCTTAACATTCAGACccataaaaaggaaaaacaagaaaaagggAGAACAAGAAAGAACAAGTAGACACTAGACAGGATGCTTCAGTTTAGCAGATGAGATCTCAAACTTCAACTGCAACAGCCTCCACCTTGAGCAGAACCACCATCTCTGCCTCCTGATGGTCCTGGTATGCCACCATATCCAACCTTTATTCCATAAGACTGCAAAACAAGACCAGGACAAGAGCATCAGCAAGACAGCAACACCATTCTATACCTCTCATCAATTCAACAAAACTATATTTCTGTGTAATATGTACCATTTCCAATGCTTTCAAGTTTTAACCACTTCATTGGAAAAGGTAAACTTAATCTCAATACAAGTCAGaatatcaccaaaaaaaacattatatatcaACAACAATGGGTCTCAAATAGGAATTAACATATCATCGCTTCAATGTccatatttttatgataaaaatctGAAAATGCACCAATACTAAGTGAAACTGGATAAACACGCATTTCTCATCCAAAGGAACTACTCACTGCTATATAATGTAAAACCTACATAGTGTGTTTTGATGAGCTTGCTTTCAtagcttattttgtttattctGCAAAAATACAGTTGTACCTTGAGAAGGGTGATgctttaaaaagttatttatttctgttttaagatgaaaataagctcatccaaacaATCCAATGAAATTCttgaattggaaaaaaaaaaaaagtaagggatgGGGGagaacaaaagaacaaaagCTAACCTCATTTGACACATCAAATACTCCATCCTGAATCTTCTTGTAAATGGTAGCAGCTGTCTTTATGAATGCCTGCATAAcaattatttactatttaaaacTGAGAAAGGTAACGGCAAAAAACCAAACCTCAATTCACATATATAGTTGAAGAATCTGAGGATTTTGTTACAAGGCACTTTCCAACATATCAGCAATATTTATTCTTACCTCCTCAACGTTCAGAGCAGTTTTAGCAGAGGCCTCCATAAAAATCAGACCATGCTCCTTGGCAAACTGCTCCCCTTCCTCTGTGCTCACAGCCCTTCTGTGAGCCAAATCACACTTATTACCAATAAGCATTATGGTCATGTTTGCATTTGCATGTTGCCTTGCATCTTCCAGCCAGCTAGCCAAATGATTAAAAGTCTCCCTCCTACAAATACAAAATCGAAATTGTCATCCTAATGCCTTATCTCAACTAAATggcacaaaaatataaataattccCAATAAGTACATTcatttagaaaaaattcaaagctCCTTTTAAGTATGCTTCTACGTGTAACATATAGACAGCCACTAAAATCTGCCTGAGGCAAGAACCTTTTAGTTTCCACTAAATTGTGGAATTTTTGTTCAACTTTCTTTGGCAATGCTGATTTTGTTTTCACTAGACATTGATTTGTAGAGTGTTTTGAAAGGCAATGTAAAAGTTCTGATGATTCACTAGATCaaaaatgattataattgatggtaaggtttaaaaaatatttaaattcacTGGGTATGAGTGAAAGCCCACATTGTAGaacaaatttaaaacaattaatttttttctgcATAAGACTATAAGCAAATGAATGATCAATATTTCAATGAAAACAGTACCTGGTTATATCATAGAGAAGCAATGCACCAGCAGCCCCTCTGTAATAGGACCTCGTAATAGATCTGAAGGATTCTTGACCCGCCTGGAATATTTCCAAGGAAACTTTAGCATCTACAACTTTAGTCACTTAAGGTACAAAATTGAATACCATCACAAACACACAGAAAGGCAAAGATTGAATTTTGTATCAAACTCGCATTTGTGACATTCATGGAACGAAAGAAAGGCGAAGATGCCAATAGTTATAATGAGCTTGTGTGGCAGAAGATAGAATTCAGTGTAAATTGCAATGCAGAAaggaaagaaacagaaaaattaCAGTATCCCAGATTTGAAGCTTAATGGATTTGTTGTCGATGGTGATCATCCGAGCTCCAAACTCGACACCGATGGTGAGGTCATGGACCGGCTGGAACCGCTTGTCCGTGAACTGAAGAAGAAGACATGACTTCCCAACTCCTGCACAACCATAAACCATAAACCATAAATTCACTTCACATCAaactcataataataataataataatatttctcaaacAAAACCCTCCCTAGAAGCCAATCAAATTACAATTGTTAAAGTAAATAACTCTAAGACTCCACAACTTTCGCCACAACTCTAACTCTGACGAGAggaatatagaaaaaaaagtgGTGGATCCATCATTGTCTAAGActcacattattttttattaaactcAAACAAAAGTCTCATTCGTTAGctacaatttcaattcaattcaaaattcagGGATTtcgttttaaattaaaaaagaaaaaaaaaagtcatagtAAAAGAATTCCAATTCCACGCTGGAATATATAGAATAAAGCCTAGAATCAcatccaaaacaaaacaaaacatagagAATTAATTAATTCTCACGTACAAAATCAGAAACCCAATCATCAGAGTTGGTGATTGGATAAAATTAAACAGAGAAAGATGAACGACGAAGTAATTCGATGCGATTGAAACATACTAATAATTATTCGAGATCTGaattcttcaaaatttgagagagagagagagagagagagagtaccagTATCGCCGATGATGATGTACTTGAAGAGATAAGCGTATGACATTCCCAATACTCAATTTTTTCCGCTTTTCAATTTGGAAATCGAAATTCAAATCAATGAATGAATGAAGCTAAACCAAAGGCAGC
The sequence above is drawn from the Castanea sativa cultivar Marrone di Chiusa Pesio chromosome 5, ASM4071231v1 genome and encodes:
- the LOC142636596 gene encoding ras-related protein RABB1c gives rise to the protein MSYAYLFKYIIIGDTGVGKSCLLLQFTDKRFQPVHDLTIGVEFGARMITIDNKSIKLQIWDTAGQESFRSITRSYYRGAAGALLLYDITRRETFNHLASWLEDARQHANANMTIMLIGNKCDLAHRRAVSTEEGEQFAKEHGLIFMEASAKTALNVEEAFIKTAATIYKKIQDGVFDVSNESYGIKVGYGGIPGPSGGRDGGSAQGGGCCS